From the Bos taurus isolate L1 Dominette 01449 registration number 42190680 breed Hereford chromosome 22, ARS-UCD2.0, whole genome shotgun sequence genome, one window contains:
- the UBA7 gene encoding ubiquitin-like modifier-activating enzyme 7 (The RefSeq protein has 1 substitution compared to this genomic sequence), giving the protein MDTLETSKLLDKELYSRQLYVLGLPAMQRIQGAKVLLSGLQGLGAEVAKNLVLMGVGSLTLHDPHPTCWSDLAAQFLLSEQDLGRSRAEASQKLLAELNGAVQVSVYTGDITKDLLLDFQVVVLTASRLEEQLRVGTLCHEHGVCFLVADTRGLVGQLFCDFGENFTVQDPTEAEPLTANIQHISQGSPGILTLREEAGTHHFHTGDWVTFSGIEGMVELNGCDPRPLHVREDGTLEIGDTTAFSCYLRGGAVTEVKRAKTVSHEPLDTALLQPRVVAQSAQKVRARCLHQSFRALHKFQQLHGRPPKPWDPVDAEMVVDLAQAMGPLKGTEGEPLEEQLDEALVRTVALSSAGGLSPMAAVLGAVAAQEVLKAISGKFMPLDQWLYFDALDCLPEDGDPFPNPEDCAPRRCRYDGQTAVFGTNFQEKLSHQHYLLVGAGAVGCELLKSFALMGLGAGDGGGVTVADMDHVELSNLSRQFLFRSQDIHRKKAEVAAEATRRLNADLQVTPLNLQLDPTTEDIFGDDFFSGVNGVAAALDTFEARDYVAARCTHFLKPLLEAGTMGTRGSASVFIPHVTENYKAPSDAASEDAPDPVCTVRYIPATTEHTVQWAKGEFDDLFCESAKTINSHPQALSSPEDLVKSQKQPLLQTMRGVLTERPQTWQDCVLWAFGHWQLRFHYGITQLLRTYPPDKVQEDGTPFWSGPKQCPQPLKFDASQDMHLLYVLAAANLYAQMHGLPGSQDQTALRGLLNLLPLPDPQNLDRIFASELELDSPSGCKQLHEDLKTWSKGPPLKPLTFEKDNDSNFHVDFVVAAASLRAQNYGIPVASHAETKRIVGRIIPAVVTTTAAVAGLVGLELYKVVGGPRPRHAFRHSYLHLAENYFSRWVPKAPDIQKFHHLKWTCWDRLEVPAGQPERTLESLLAHIQELQGLRVTMLLHGSALLYSAGWSEEKQTQHLSRRVTDLVKKVPGQRVLVLELGYEGEEDDTNFPRLHYKL; this is encoded by the exons ATGGATACCCTGGAGACCTCCAAGTTGCTGGATAAGGAGCTATACTCACGGCAGCT GTATGTGCTGGGCTTGCCCGCCATGCAGAGAATTCAGGGAGCCAAGGTGCTGCTGTCTGGCCTGCAGGGCCTGGGGGCTGAGGTGGCCAAAAACTTGGTCCTGATGGGCGTGGGCAGCCTCACTCTCCATGATCCCCACCCTACTTGCTGGTCTGACCTGGCTGCCCAG TTTCTGCTCTCAGAGCAGGACTTGGGAAGGAGCAGAGCTGAGGCCTCTCAAAAACTTCTGGCTGAGCTCAGTGGAGCCGTTCAGGTGTCCGTCTACACAGGCGACATCACCAAGGACCTGCTGCTGGATTTCCAG GTGGTGGTGCTGACCGCCTCGAGGCTGGAGGAGCAGCTGAGAGTGGGCACCTTGTGCCACGAGCATGGAGTCTGCTTCCTGGTGGCAGACACCCGAGGCCTTGTGGG GCAGTTGTTCTGTGACTTTGGTGAGAACTTCACTGTGCAGGACCCCACAGAGGCAGAACCCCTGACGGCCAACATCCAGCATATCTCCCAG GGCTCCCCTGGCATTCTCACTCTGAGAGAAGAGGCTGGTACCCACCACTTCCACACAGGGGATTGGGTGACTTTCTCAGGCATTGAGGGCATGGTGGAGCTCAACGGCTGTGATCCTCGGCCTCTCCATGTGCGGG AGGACGGGACCTTGGAGATTGGCGACACAACAGCTTTCTCTTGTTACTTACGTGGCGGGGCTGTCACTGAGGTCAAGAGAGCCAAGACTGTCAGCCAC GAACCCCTGGACACAGCCCTCCTTCAACCCCGTGTGGTGGCCCAGAGTGCCCAGAAAGTTCGTGCCCGCTgcctgcatcagtccttccgcgCACTGCACAAGTTCCAGCAGCTCCATGGCCGCCCTCCCAAGCCTTGGGATCCT GTTGATGCAGAGATGGTGGTGGACCTGGCCCAGGCCATGGGACCACTGAAGGGGACAGAAGGAGAGCCTCTGGAAGAGCAGCTGGATGAGGCTCTGGTGCGGACAGTTGCCCTGAGCAGTGCTGGTGGCTTGAGCCCCATGGCAGCCGTGCTGGGTGCAGTGGCTGCCCAAGAAGTGCTGAAG GCGATCTCTGGCAAGTTTATGCCCCTGGACCAGTGGCTGTACTTCGATGCTCTGGATTGCCTTCCAGAAGATGGGGACCCCTTTCCCAACCCTGAGGACTGTGCACCG AGACGCTGCCGCTATGATGGGCAAACCGCAGTGTTCGGGACCAATTTTCAGGAGAAGCTGAGCCACCAGCACTACCTCCTG GTGGGTGCTGGCGCTGTTGGCTGCGAGCTGCTCAAAAGCTTTGCCCTGATGGGCCTGGGGGCCGGGGACGGTGGAGGCGTGACTGTTGCCGACATGGACCATGTGGAGCTCTCCAACCTCAGCCGGCAATTCCTCTTCAGGTCCCAGGACATTCAT AGGAAAAAGGCAGAGGTGGCTGCAGAGGCCACTCGCCGCCTGAATGCAGACTTGCAGGTTACCCCACTCAACCTCCAGCTGGATCCCACTACAGAGGACATCTTTGGGGATGACTTCTTCTCTGGTGTGAATGGCGTGGCTGCTGCCCTGGACACTTTTGAGGCCC GGGACTACGTAGCTGCTCGCTGCACCCATTTTCTGAAACCACTGCTGGAGGCGGGCACCATGGGCACCCGGGGCAGCGCTAGCGTGTTCATACCGCACGTGACTGAGAACTACAAAGCCCCCTCTGATGCAGCTTCTGAAGATGCCCCCGACCCTGTCTGCACCGTGCGGTACATTCCTGCCACAACCGAGCACACCGTGCAG TGGGCCAAGGGTGAATTTGACGACCTTTTCTGTGAGTCTGCCAAGACCATCAACAGCCACCCACA GGCACTCTCGTCTCCAGAAGACTTGGTTAAGTCACAGAAGCAGCCCCTGCTGCAGACAATGCGGGGTGTCCTGACAGAGCGTCCGCAGACCTGGCAAGACTGCGTGCTGTGGGCCTTTGGCCACTGGCAGCTCCGCTTCCATTATGGCATCACACAGCTGCTGAGGACCTACCCACCTGACAAA GTGCAGGAGGATGGAACTCCATTCTGGTCGGGTCCCAAACAGTGTCCCCAGCCCTTGAAGTTTGATGCCAGCCAA GATATGCACCTCCTTTACGTGCTGGCAGCTGCCAACTTGTATGCCCAGATGCATGGGCTGCCTGGCTCACAAGACCAGACTGCGCTCAGGGGACTACTGAATTTGCTGCCACTGCCTGACCCCCAGAACTTGGACCGCATTTTTGCTAGTGAGCTGGAGCTGGATTCGCCTTCTG GCTGTAAGCAGCTGCATGAAGACCTGAAGACCTGGAGCAAGGGTCCTCCCCTTAAACCCTTGACATTTGAGAAG GACAATGACAGCAACTTCCACGTGGATTTTGTGGTGGCAGCGGCCAGCCTGAGAGCTCAGAACTATGGGATCCCAGTGGCCAGCCACGCTGAG ACCAAGCGAATTGTGGGCCGGATTATCCCAGCCGTTGTCACCACTACAGCGGCCGTGGCTGGCCTGGTGGGCCTGGAGCTGTACAAGGTGGTGGGTGGACCACGGCCCCGCCATGCCTTTCGCCACAGCTATCTGCACCTGGCTGAAAACTACTTTAGCCGCTGGGTACCTAAGGCCCCAGACATCCAGAAG TTCCATCACCTGAAGTGGACCTGCTGGGACCGCCTGGAAGTGCCTGCTGGGCAGCCTGAGAGGACCCTGGAGTCGTTGCTGGCCCACATCCAG GAGCTACAAGGACTGAGGGTGACGATGCTCCTGCACGGGTCGGCCCTGCTCTACTCAGCAGGATGGTCTGAGGAAAAACAGACCCAGCACCTGTCCCGCAG GGTGACAGATCTGGTGAAGAAGGTGCCTGGGCAGCGGGTGCTGGTATTGGAACTTGGCTACGAGGGTGAGGAGGATGACACTAACTTTCCACGCTTGCACTACAAGCTGTGA
- the TRAIP gene encoding E3 ubiquitin-protein ligase TRAIP — MPIRALCTICSDFFDHSRDVAAIHCGHTFHSHCLIQWFETAPSRTCPQCRIQVGKRTIINKLYFDLAPEEENVLDTEFLKNELDNTRALLSQKEKEKRDSQLIIDSLRDTLDERNATVESLQRALDKAEMLCSTLKKQMKYLEQQQDEAKQAREEARRLRSKMKNMERIELLLRSQRPEVEEMIRDMGVGQSAVEQLAVYCVSLKKEYENLKEARKASGELADKLKKDLLSSRSKLQTVCSELDQAKLELKSSQKDLQSADKEIASLKKKLTILQETLKLPPGDSETINRLVLESPAPMEMVSLKLRRPAFGDDIDLNATFNVDTPPTQPSSTQYGLAKRLFPKKAHSPVQDIPKKMPKGPRQESQLSLGGQRCLGEPDEELASAFPVFIRNAVLGQKQTKRVRAEPCRSTDAVRIGFDGLGGRTKFIQPTDTTMIRPLPVKPKPKARARQKLGARTAPTPSQATLDNFLWQ; from the exons ATGCCTATCCGTGCGTTGTGCACCATCTGCTCCGACTTCTTTGATCACTCCCGCGACGTGGCCGCCATCCATTGCGGCCACACCTTCCACTCGCATTG CCTAATTCAGTGGTTTGAGACAGCACCAAGTCGGACCTGCCCGCAGTGCCGAATCCAG GTCGGCAAAAGAACCATTATCAATAAGCTCTACTTTGACCTTGCCCCGGAGGAGGAGAATGTCTTAGATACAGAATTCTTAAAG AATGAACTGGATAATACCAGAGCCCTGCTTTCCCAGAAAG AGAAGGAAAAACGAGACAGCCAGCTCATCATCGACTCTCTGCGGGACACGCTGGATGAGCGCAACGCCACTGTGGAGTCCCTGCAGCGGGCCTTGGACAAGGCCGAGATGCTGTGCTCCACCCTCAAG AAGCAGATGAAGTACTtggagcagcagcaggatgagGCCAAGCAAGCACGAGAGGAGGCTCGCCGACTCCGGAGCAAGATGAAGAACATGGAGCG AATCGAGCTCCTACTCCGGAGCCAGCGGCCTGAGGTGGAGGAGATGATCCGAGACATGGGTGTAGGACAGTCCGCGGTGGAGCAGTTGGCTGTATACTGCGTGTCCCTCAAGAA AGAGTACGAGAATCTAAAAGAGGCACGGAAGGCCTCAGGGGAGCTAGCTGACAAACTGAAGAAGGACTTGCTTTCTTCCAGAAGCAAG TTGCAGACAGTCTGCTCTGAACTGGACCAGGCCAAGTTGGAGCTGAAGTCGTCTCAGAAGGACTTACAGAGTGCTGACAAGGAAATTGCG AGCCTGAAAAAAAAGCTGACGATACTGCAGGAAACCCTGAAGCTGccaccaggagacagtgaaacTATCAACCGCCTCGTTTTAGAGAG CCCAGCTCCTATGGAGATGGTGAGCCTGAAGCTTCGCCGGCCAGCCTTTGGTGATGATATTGACCTCAATGCCACCTTTAATGTGGACACTCCCCCAACCCAGCCCTCCAGCACCCAGTATGGCCTTGCCAAGAGGCTCTTCCCTAAGAAGGCACA TTCTCCTGTTCAGGACATTCCCAAGAAGATGCCCAAAGGCCCCAGGCAG GAGTCCCAGCTCTCGCTGGGGGGCCAGCGCTGTCTAGGGGAGCCTGATGAGGAGCTGGCTAGTGCGTTCCCCGTCTTCATCCGGAATGCTGTCCTGGGCCAGAAACAGACCAAGAGGGTCAGGGCAGAGCCCTGCCGCAGCACAGATGCA GTAAGGATTGGCTTCGATGGACTTGGAGGCCGAACCAAATTCATCCAGCCT ACCGACACAACTATGATCCGCCCACTGCCGGTTAAACCAAAGCCCAAGGCCAGGGCTAGGCAGAAACTGGGGGCCAGGACAGCGCCCACCCCCTCCCAGGCCACGCTGGACAATTTCCTGTGGCAGTGA
- the INKA1 gene encoding PAK4-inhibitor INKA1, with protein MHSARLDSFLGQLRWELLCGRDTGSPPMPGPLPPPPKHRPGVRLKHQLRASDALEEDSVCGVEEEDDEVGVTGDRSEALGGPREHGLDWDSGFSEVSGSTWREEELPIPQHPAPSAWPLRRQRLSTSGVTQPGGAPVARVPPVHRPRPKSTPDACLEHWRGLEAEDWTTALLSRGRSRQPLVLGDNCFADLVHNWMELPEAAGEGDNGGGPRARARPPQFLLGLSEQLRRQLARARRAALAGKRLSCPPRPEPELPADVSRFAALMSCRSRQPIICNDVVSYL; from the exons ATGCACAGCGCTCGGCTTGACAGTTTCCTGGGCCAGCTGCGCTGGGAACTG CTGTGTGGCCGGGACACTGGCTCACCCCCAATGCCTGGTCCCCTTCCGCCACCCCCCAAACACCGCCCAGGCGTGCGGCTCAAACACCAGCTCAGGGCCTCAGATGCGTTGGAAGAGGACTCGGTCTGTGGTGTGGAGGAAGAGGATGACGAAGTAGGGGTGACAGGAGACAGGAGTGAAGCCTTGGGGGGTCCCAGAGAGCACGGCCTGGACTGGGACTCCGGCTTCTCAGAGGTGTCGGGCAGCACATGGAGAGAGGAAGAGCTGCCCAtaccccagcacccagcaccctCAGCATGGCCCCTCCGGAGACAGCGCCTCTCAACCAGTGGTGTCACCCAGCCTGGCGGAGCGCCCGTGGCCCGGGTACCACCTGTCCACCGACCACGGCCCAAGTCCACCCCAGATGCCTGCCTGGAGCACTGGCGGGGGCTGGAAGCCGAGGACTGGACCACGGCCCTGCTGAGCAGGGGTCGTAGTCGCCAGCCCCTGGTGCTGGGGGACAACTGCTTTGCGGACTTGGTGCACAACTGGATGGAGCTGCCTGAGGCAGCGGGTGAGGGGGACAATGGGGGTGGGCCCCGTGCGCGTGCTCGGCCCCCCCAGTTCCTGCTGGGCCTCTCTGAGCAGCTGCGGCGCCAGCTGGCCAGGGCGCGCCGGGCAGCGCTGGCAGGAAAGCGACTGTCATGCCCACCTCGCCCAGAACCCGAACTACCTGCGGATGTCTCACGCTTTGCAGCCCTCATGAGTTGCCGCAGTCGGCAGCCCATCATTTGCAATGATGTTGTCAGCTACCTCTGA